AAATCGTTTTCCAAAAGGGATTCCAAAAATTGATGGAAAGTTAAACGGAGTTGGGAGAACGGAGTCCGAAGAATTGAACCTCGAAGAGGTTTAACATGAATAACGCCAACCGGACGGGGTTAAACCTATTGATGGGCATCAACGACACAAACCGGATGGGGTTGGAACAATTGATGGACATTAACAACACAAACCGGATGGAGTTGGAACAATTGATGGGCATCAAAGACGCAAACCGGATGGGGTTGGAACAATTGATGGGCATCAACGACCTAAACCGGACGGGGTTGAACCTACTGATGGGCATCAACGACACGAACCGGATGGGAGGGTGAAAATACCAACCCATGAAAATCAAGCCCAGAATATAGATACCGATAATATAATAGCTGGAACGGTTTTTGCTATTTCGAATCCCTCACCTAACAAACCAATACTGAATTATTATGAAAGTAAACTATTGCCTAAAAATAACTTTGGCCATAATGCTAGCCATCTTCACCACTAAGATAAGCGCCAATGCACAGGAGCAAAAACAGGATAAACCTGCATTAATGTATATTGTAAATGGAGAAGAGATTAGCGATGCACAAGTTCAGGAGCTATCCAAGGACAACCGCATTAAGGGAATGCGCAAGGGAGTATCGGACGAAGAAAAGGCAGCGCTTGTAAAAAAGTATGGGGAAAGGGTAAACAGCAGCTATATTGCCGTGCTCACGCTATATTCCGATGAAGAAATAGCCGAACGGGCAAAAATACCGGCTCAGATTGTCGAGGCTCAAAATAAAGCAGCCATTGCACAGGAAGAAAAGCAGGAGAAAGAATCAACCTTAATTCAGGTTGGCGATACGGCTCCAGATTTCAACGTTGAAATGCTCAACGGACAAAAAGTAAGGCTATCGGATTTGAAAGGGAAGGTAGTATTGGTAAATTTTTGGGCCACATAGTGTGCCCCCTGCATGATGGAGTTTAACGAAATTCCTGACAAAATTGTGAAACGCTTCGAAGGAAAGGATTTTGTATTTCTCCCGATTTCTCGCGGCGAAAAGCGCGAGGTTGTATTGAAAAAGATGAACATGCTAAAGGCCAGAGGCATCGATTTTCCGGTTGGCCTCGATCCCAATCAAGCAATATACAAGCTGTACGCCAAGGAATCCATCCCTCGCAACTTTGTAATTAACCAAGATGGCAAAGTGGTTTATACAACAATTGGCTACGACGCAAACAAACTTGAGGAAGTTGCGACCCAAATTGAAGCCCTACTGAAATAACGAAAAAAACTCATACTCAACCAACGCGGCTCTAAAGTGGTTGCAGCACCCACAGCTCCACCTTCTCCTCTTCGCGCCAGTGCTGGTTGCGGCGTGTTTGGGTGGAGGCTGCCCTCACCTTTCCGGTAAGGTGAGCAACGGCGGTAAACCGTCCACCCTCGGCCAGCTCCTGCTCCACCGGATGAACCGCTGCAGCACCAACCGTTTGGGCGAGGCTGGAGAATAGAATTACCACCTGCCCTGCTGGTGCAAGGTGCTGTGCCGCCTGCTCAAAAAAGCGAGGGAATAGATCTGCTGGGTAGTAAATGGCAGCATCGAGCCAGGTGGGCTCGTGCGTGGCGGGTAGCCAGGGTGGATTAAACACCACAAGGTCGGCAAGCTGAATACTGCTGGCAAACAGATCGCCGCAGAGCAAGCTAACCCTTTCGGCAACACCTCGCCGCTGCAGCTCCCCCTCCATGCTAATAATGGCGTTGGGGTTAACATCGGTGGAGAGCACGCTCCCAAAGCCATGCTGCAGCAGCTGCAGGGTAAGCACTCCGCTCCCCGCTCCTATGTCGAACACCACGCTTTTGGCTCCCGAGTAGGACTTAAGCCAGCCGTCGAAGAGCTCCAAGTGGTCGTAGCGCGTGGGGAAGTACACGCCGTAGTATGGGTGCAACTTCTGCTTCAGCAACGGTATTTTTATGCCATTGAGATACCACTGCCAGGCGCTGTTGAGCCCCTGAACATCGGGGAAGGAGAGAAAAAAGTTAGAGCATTCGGGATAGAGCTGCTGCAGCCACCCTATTTCAGGTGCTTTCCTTACTACCAGCCTATTGCCCGCGATTTCGAGGAGCAAATGCTGCGATGCCTCCCGGTATGCCGACCGAAAGTTCCGCTGCTCGTGATACTCCTGATTTTTGAAGCTCCAGGTCAGGAGTTGCTTCGCCTTTTCGAGTACGGCAAGCCCGGTGCTGAAAAAATCGGCCACCAGCACATCCTCCCCATCAATCAACATCTCTGCAGCCAACCGCAGGTCGTCGTGGTGACGAACGGCTGCCACCTCGCAGGTAATGTTAAGCGGTTCTGGTCGATTGGCATGTAATTTCACGCCCTCTTGTAAACCCATAGTGCTAGAATTATTGTGCAAGCCGCCCCCTGCCGTTTCTACTCGTTATATTGCCTATTCTTCCAATACCACCACTGAAGCTTTTCGCTATCGTGTACCTGCTCCGTGGCAAAATAAACGGCACATCGAAAGGTGTAGAGCATGCATATGTCGTGCTTAACGCCCGTAATGGCGTTAAGCTTACCATAAAGTTCCGCCGGATTCCTACCCTTTAGGTCGGCAATGGATCGAATGCCGAGGTTCCACAGGTCTTGGGAGCAAGCCTTCCCAATGCTGGGAATGCGCTGCAGCTCCTTCAAAACCACCTTCTGGCTACTCATCCTCGGCAAAGGTTAGCAGGTAGCCGTTGTTATCCACCAGCGAAAATTCGGTTGCACCGTAAAAGGTCTTCTCCAGCCCCTTTACCACGCTACCACCGTTTTTCATCTTCTCATAAAATGCCCGAATCCCCTTTATTTTTATGTAGAACAGCAATGAGCCACCATTTTCTCTCTTAATCTCCGGCAGCTCGCTACCCAAACTTTCGAAGGTTTGAAACATAAATGCAACGCTTCCGCAGGTCATCATGGCCCAGCTAAACGGAGCTGTTTCGGGCACGGTCATTATCAATTCAAAATCCAACGCCCTATAAAAGGTAATGGTTTTGTCGATATCCTCAACAAAGATATTTGGAGAGATACTTTCCATAGTTTGCATAGCCATACACGTAGTTATTACTCCTCCAAATGTATCAATTAAAGATGAGTTCGTTGTCAATTATTATGGCTAATAAAGTGCTGCAAATCTGCATACCATTTTCCAACCTAGCATTGGTAAGTCCCTGCTCATCGTTACCTTCTTGTTTTGCAAATATTTTAACGTCAAAACCCATACAGGTTAAGGAAACTAGAAATATAAACCTTAGTTGCCATTAAAAATTATTTTTTTTTAACACTCAAATATTGACTTTGCCTATTTTTTGTTAGAAATTGTTCAACGATTCAAAACCAAAACCAACCAGTATAATAAACCGGTCACCATGAAAATATATCACAACATTCCAAACCTCCCTCCTCTTCATAAACATATACAGCCGAATGCCGCATCGGCTTCTCTTTCTAGAGTGAATTTTTTAAAAATGTATGTTCAGACAATTGGTGTAAAATTATTATTCCGAGCGCCGATATTTGGAGGTGTGTCTGGTTAAATGATTGAAAAGGTTTAGATAATTCATTACTCCTTTCAACCATTAAGCTACCCACACCTTGCCAGCAAGGCTCAAAAGAGTCTTGTAATTACTTGTTATGTAGTGTCTCAGCGTTAAACTAGATTATAATGACTGCAGCTTCTTCAAGCGAATTGCTCAAATCGATGGCTGAAAAATTGCTGCTCCCAGAGCCAGATTTTCTTACCATGAAACAGGCTGTTGAAGGTATGTATGAGATGTTCAAAGCAA
This portion of the Williamwhitmania sp. genome encodes:
- a CDS encoding helix-hairpin-helix domain-containing protein, giving the protein MSSQKVVLKELQRIPSIGKACSQDLWNLGIRSIADLKGRNPAELYGKLNAITGVKHDICMLYTFRCAVYFATEQVHDSEKLQWWYWKNRQYNE
- a CDS encoding VOC family protein is translated as MESISPNIFVEDIDKTITFYRALDFELIMTVPETAPFSWAMMTCGSVAFMFQTFESLGSELPEIKRENGGSLLFYIKIKGIRAFYEKMKNGGSVVKGLEKTFYGATEFSLVDNNGYLLTFAEDE
- a CDS encoding class I SAM-dependent methyltransferase, whose amino-acid sequence is MGLQEGVKLHANRPEPLNITCEVAAVRHHDDLRLAAEMLIDGEDVLVADFFSTGLAVLEKAKQLLTWSFKNQEYHEQRNFRSAYREASQHLLLEIAGNRLVVRKAPEIGWLQQLYPECSNFFLSFPDVQGLNSAWQWYLNGIKIPLLKQKLHPYYGVYFPTRYDHLELFDGWLKSYSGAKSVVFDIGAGSGVLTLQLLQHGFGSVLSTDVNPNAIISMEGELQRRGVAERVSLLCGDLFASSIQLADLVVFNPPWLPATHEPTWLDAAIYYPADLFPRFFEQAAQHLAPAGQVVILFSSLAQTVGAAAVHPVEQELAEGGRFTAVAHLTGKVRAASTQTRRNQHWREEEKVELWVLQPL